One genomic segment of [Phormidium] sp. ETS-05 includes these proteins:
- a CDS encoding caspase family protein: protein MKREALVVGINRYPGLRDQTTNKPKHRTTPADDAEAVAQLLEAYGNFHVRRFPVKGSEGTWQVDPHPRKGWTATDLEDAITQLFQPPGEPPETAVLFFAGHGFKKPVTVSEVFLCTSDALPEKGIYGVSLRWLRELLENSPVRQQVVWLDCCFSGELLNLSEADPGIRGKNRNRCFIAASREFEPAFEEFGGKHGVLSGALLQGLDPTQRPDGLVTNYTLTDLIENQLRSARQRPVWKNWGGEIILTGKKEKIDNPALMGKCPYKGLEYFNDNEEDAKFFHGRQKLTEKLRQKVDRGNFLAVLGSSGIGKTSVVRAGLLYQLRQGKHLSGSDQWEIRTFRPGKTPLQSLAAAFTDPKLPSDEWSQQLAAAQAMVNIGGVGLNDLVSQIDAPRLVLVADQFEEAFTLCENQAERQQFFECLLGAIREPDTKLCVVLVMRADFFSKCAERDYGGLAAQIEEHLVTVKPMTPEELEEAIVAPAKQVGLTIERELITEMIDEVKDAPGSLPLLQYTLTELWKQREVDCLRLSKYKALGGVKGALEKRANEVYDSLSPDEQKVAKRIFLELTHLGEGTEDTRRQVFLEDLVTGKQSPALVKEVIKKLADEKLVVTQKVKAFGDAQVAVVDVAHEALIRHWSLLRGWLNYNREAIRRQREIEEAARDWRGAGKRTDYLLQGLRLNDAEGYLLRYADTVPLSNIAEEFVKKSIKERQKKRLIQIVGGSTIVIILMFAGIAGIQWQSVNRQREIVFNLRLANQSDLLRDRQPGLLTQSILLALESMNRFPSLDAHEALQRGLALLPRIITIFDNKGYVKAINHSGTYLATETKEGNIIQVLEVKTGKQLSLLKHNNLVTSVAFVDNTNYVATATQNNLVRLWDIQTGREVAIMNHDDYIYTMASSSDGKYLATGSWDFSVRVWELPSGREVVRIPHKARLRQVIFSPNGKYLATILDSYVLLRDNSVYYTILVWEATTGREVVRMKHNGPLAKVVFSPDSKYLATASSDNTARVWEVPTGREIVRLTHGNNVVDVAFSPNLHYVATASLDGYARILEIESNRLVTTISHKNDVNSVAFSPDSKYLVTTSGAIARRTLNLEETAVQVWNVETGREVSRITDANFAGQINFDYEGKYILPVTGEGVTIVAEVIGNQTVITMPHQDLLVFKMAFSPDGNFLATAAGKIGRSRSFLNQTVSVWNTTTGREIFKTEQKIELGQKVFGFSLDSKYLNLTLGDDTPRAWEISTGREVTPKFDELIDINEPVAISQNAKYYATIENNSAIVWERKNQRKIAELNHDEFVRSVAFSPNEKYIATASLDKTARVWDIRSGRELGRINHEYPVGIVTFSPDGQHIATATSDFTARVWELSSRKEVARLIHDNTIWALTFSPDGRYVGTGSQDNTARIWLWNKNDLIAESCNRLTRNLTKEEWERYLPNKPYRNTCPNLP, encoded by the coding sequence ATGAAACGAGAAGCTTTAGTGGTCGGTATCAATCGCTATCCTGGATTAAGGGATCAAACAACAAATAAGCCTAAACATCGCACCACTCCGGCAGATGATGCGGAAGCAGTTGCCCAATTGTTGGAAGCATATGGTAATTTTCATGTGCGCCGGTTCCCGGTGAAAGGAAGCGAGGGGACATGGCAAGTAGATCCGCATCCGAGGAAAGGATGGACGGCAACGGATTTGGAAGATGCTATTACCCAGTTATTTCAACCGCCGGGAGAACCACCGGAAACGGCGGTGCTGTTTTTTGCCGGTCATGGGTTTAAAAAGCCGGTAACGGTGAGTGAGGTATTTTTGTGTACCAGTGATGCTCTCCCCGAAAAAGGCATTTATGGGGTTTCTCTGCGGTGGTTGCGGGAACTGTTAGAAAACAGTCCCGTAAGACAGCAGGTTGTGTGGTTGGATTGCTGTTTTAGCGGGGAATTGCTCAATCTTTCAGAAGCGGATCCCGGCATTCGCGGGAAAAACCGGAATCGTTGTTTTATTGCCGCATCTCGCGAGTTTGAGCCAGCATTTGAGGAGTTTGGCGGAAAGCATGGGGTGCTGAGTGGGGCGCTGTTGCAAGGACTTGATCCGACTCAGAGACCGGATGGTTTGGTGACAAATTACACCCTGACGGATTTGATCGAAAACCAATTGCGATCGGCACGGCAGCGTCCGGTTTGGAAGAACTGGGGCGGGGAAATTATTCTGACGGGGAAAAAGGAAAAGATTGATAACCCGGCGCTGATGGGGAAATGTCCTTATAAAGGGCTGGAATATTTTAATGATAACGAGGAAGATGCTAAGTTTTTCCACGGGCGGCAAAAACTGACGGAAAAGTTACGGCAAAAAGTGGATCGGGGAAATTTCCTCGCGGTGTTGGGTTCATCGGGGATTGGCAAAACTTCCGTGGTCAGGGCAGGATTGCTCTACCAACTGCGGCAAGGAAAGCATTTATCCGGTAGCGACCAGTGGGAAATTCGCACTTTTCGACCAGGAAAAACTCCTCTACAAAGTTTAGCGGCAGCATTTACCGATCCGAAGTTACCCTCTGATGAATGGTCGCAGCAACTAGCCGCAGCGCAGGCGATGGTGAATATTGGTGGGGTGGGATTAAATGATTTAGTCTCCCAAATTGATGCGCCTCGGCTGGTGTTGGTGGCGGATCAATTTGAGGAAGCGTTTACCCTGTGCGAAAACCAAGCGGAACGCCAGCAGTTTTTCGAGTGTTTGTTGGGGGCAATACGCGAACCGGACACGAAACTATGTGTAGTGTTGGTGATGCGGGCGGATTTTTTCAGCAAATGCGCGGAACGGGACTATGGAGGATTGGCGGCGCAGATTGAAGAACATCTGGTGACGGTGAAGCCGATGACACCGGAAGAGTTGGAAGAGGCGATCGTGGCACCGGCAAAGCAGGTGGGGTTAACCATCGAACGGGAACTCATCACCGAGATGATCGATGAGGTGAAAGATGCCCCGGGCAGTTTGCCGTTATTGCAATACACCCTAACCGAACTGTGGAAACAGCGTGAGGTGGATTGCTTGCGACTGTCTAAATATAAAGCGTTGGGTGGAGTGAAAGGCGCATTGGAAAAACGCGCCAACGAGGTTTATGATTCCCTGTCTCCTGATGAGCAGAAAGTTGCCAAGCGGATATTTTTGGAGTTGACCCATTTGGGAGAAGGAACCGAAGACACGCGCAGACAAGTATTTTTAGAAGATTTAGTCACGGGTAAGCAATCCCCAGCGCTGGTGAAGGAAGTAATTAAGAAACTGGCAGATGAGAAGTTAGTCGTCACTCAAAAGGTAAAGGCTTTTGGAGATGCGCAAGTAGCCGTGGTGGATGTGGCGCACGAGGCGCTAATTCGCCATTGGTCGCTGTTACGCGGCTGGCTCAATTACAACCGGGAGGCGATTAGAAGGCAGCGAGAAATTGAGGAAGCCGCAAGAGATTGGCGAGGGGCTGGAAAGCGCACGGATTACCTGCTACAAGGATTAAGGTTAAATGATGCAGAAGGTTATCTTTTGCGTTATGCCGACACCGTACCTCTGTCGAATATAGCGGAAGAGTTTGTTAAGAAAAGTATTAAAGAGCGACAAAAAAAGCGCCTTATACAAATAGTAGGTGGATCTACAATAGTGATAATTTTGATGTTTGCTGGAATAGCTGGTATCCAATGGCAAAGTGTTAACCGCCAGCGAGAAATAGTTTTTAACTTACGATTAGCCAATCAGTCGGATCTGTTGAGAGATCGACAACCGGGTTTGCTGACTCAAAGTATTTTACTTGCTCTAGAGTCGATGAATAGATTTCCTTCTCTAGACGCACACGAAGCATTACAGCGTGGATTAGCTTTACTTCCTCGAATAATTACAATATTTGACAATAAAGGTTATGTAAAAGCTATAAATCATAGTGGCACATACTTAGCTACGGAAACAAAAGAGGGAAATATAATCCAAGTTTTAGAGGTTAAAACAGGTAAACAATTAAGTCTATTAAAACATAATAACCTAGTTACCAGCGTTGCTTTTGTGGATAATACAAATTATGTAGCAACGGCAACGCAGAACAATTTGGTTAGGCTTTGGGATATTCAAACTGGACGAGAAGTTGCCATAATGAACCATGATGATTATATCTATACTATGGCGTCTAGCTCAGATGGTAAGTATCTGGCTACAGGTAGTTGGGATTTTAGTGTTCGGGTATGGGAACTTCCTAGTGGTCGAGAAGTAGTACGAATTCCACATAAAGCTCGTTTAAGGCAAGTTATATTTAGCCCTAATGGGAAATATTTGGCAACTATATTGGATAGTTATGTTCTTCTACGCGATAATAGTGTTTACTATACAATTTTGGTGTGGGAAGCTACAACTGGTCGGGAAGTTGTCCGGATGAAACATAATGGTCCTTTGGCAAAAGTTGTTTTTAGTCCGGATAGTAAATATCTAGCTACAGCCAGCTCAGACAATACCGCCAGGGTATGGGAAGTTCCCACTGGTCGTGAAATTGTTCGTTTAACTCATGGCAATAACGTAGTTGACGTGGCTTTCAGCCCTAACCTGCATTATGTAGCTACAGCCAGTTTAGATGGTTATGCAAGGATATTGGAAATAGAGAGCAATCGTCTAGTTACTACGATATCCCATAAAAATGATGTCAACAGCGTTGCTTTTAGTCCTGATAGCAAATATTTAGTGACAACCAGCGGGGCGATTGCCAGAAGAACCCTCAACTTAGAAGAGACTGCAGTTCAAGTATGGAATGTTGAAACTGGCAGAGAAGTTAGTCGCATTACCGATGCAAACTTTGCGGGACAAATAAACTTCGATTATGAGGGGAAATACATATTACCTGTTACGGGAGAAGGCGTGACAATAGTAGCAGAAGTGATTGGCAATCAAACGGTTATTACTATGCCGCATCAAGACTTATTAGTTTTTAAGATGGCTTTTAGTCCTGATGGTAATTTTCTGGCTACAGCGGCTGGAAAAATTGGCCGCAGTCGCTCATTTCTAAACCAGACTGTTAGTGTATGGAATACAACTACAGGGCGAGAAATTTTTAAAACAGAGCAAAAGATAGAATTAGGCCAAAAAGTATTTGGGTTTAGTCTTGATAGTAAATACCTTAATTTAACACTTGGGGATGACACACCTCGTGCTTGGGAAATATCAACTGGTCGAGAAGTAACCCCTAAATTTGACGAGTTAATAGATATTAACGAGCCCGTTGCTATTAGCCAGAATGCTAAATATTACGCTACTATTGAGAATAATAGTGCAATAGTGTGGGAGAGAAAAAATCAACGTAAAATTGCCGAGTTGAATCATGATGAATTTGTAAGATCTGTTGCATTCAGCCCTAATGAAAAATACATAGCTACAGCCAGTTTGGATAAAACTGCACGGGTTTGGGATATTCGCAGTGGTCGTGAATTAGGCAGGATAAACCACGAATATCCGGTAGGAATTGTAACCTTTAGTCCTGATGGTCAACATATTGCTACAGCAACTTCGGATTTTACAGCACGGGTATGGGAACTATCTAGTAGAAAAGAGGTTGCTCGGTTGATTCACGATAATACCATCTGGGCACTTACTTTTAGTCCAGATGGAAGGTATGTAGGCACGGGTAGTCAAGATAATACTGCAAGAATTTGGTTATGGAACAAAAATGATTTAATTGCCGAGTCATGCAATCGGTTGACCCGAAACTTAACAAAAGAAGAATGGGAGCGATACCTACCCAATAAACCATACCGCAACACCTGCCCAAACCTGCCTTAA
- a CDS encoding HAD family hydrolase, translating into MTAPPTILVLDFDGVLCDGMREYFRAAWTAYCQIWHSQTQTPPDDLEGSFARVRPAIEIGWEMPVAIHSLLLGVPEEKILQNGQMLAREVLDKEGLNPAEIGAWVDSIRDDWIASDLPGWLEMHRFYPGVVDRLGRAIAAGVQVTIATTKEGRFVRHLLQQQGIFLPDNTIFGKEYHRPKHETLRQLLANADSEAVLWFVEDRLKTLQSIEQQPDLGGVKLYLADWGYNTETERSAARSDSRIKLISLSEFALDFAQWP; encoded by the coding sequence GTGACTGCACCGCCTACTATTTTAGTTTTGGATTTTGATGGTGTGTTGTGTGATGGGATGCGGGAGTATTTCCGTGCGGCTTGGACTGCTTATTGCCAAATTTGGCACTCCCAGACGCAGACGCCGCCGGATGATTTGGAGGGGAGTTTTGCCCGGGTGCGTCCGGCGATCGAGATTGGCTGGGAAATGCCGGTTGCCATTCACTCTCTCCTCCTGGGGGTGCCAGAGGAGAAGATTTTGCAAAATGGGCAGATGCTGGCGAGGGAGGTTTTGGACAAGGAGGGTTTGAACCCGGCGGAAATTGGGGCTTGGGTTGATTCGATTCGGGATGATTGGATTGCCTCGGACCTGCCCGGGTGGCTGGAGATGCACCGGTTTTATCCGGGGGTGGTGGACCGACTGGGGAGGGCGATCGCGGCGGGGGTGCAAGTGACGATCGCCACCACCAAGGAGGGGCGCTTCGTGCGGCACCTGTTACAGCAACAAGGAATATTTTTACCCGATAACACCATTTTTGGCAAGGAATATCACCGCCCCAAACATGAAACTTTACGGCAATTGTTGGCAAATGCTGACTCGGAAGCGGTGTTATGGTTTGTGGAAGACCGGCTGAAAACCTTACAATCCATAGAGCAGCAGCCAGACTTGGGGGGGGTTAAACTGTATTTGGCGGATTGGGGCTATAACACCGAGACGGAGCGATCGGCTGCTCGCAGTGATTCCCGGATTAAGCTGATATCCTTATCTGAGTTTGCCCTGGATTTTGCTCAATGGCCTTGA
- a CDS encoding nucleotidyltransferase domain-containing protein codes for MNHQELFDRIKQTVREIEPEAEIILFGSRARGDARSDSDWDLLILLNGEVTQERSLQVRYQLYELEWDCGEVLSSMVRSRQDWQTPLYQHTSFYQSIQQEGIIL; via the coding sequence ATGAATCACCAAGAACTATTTGACCGAATTAAGCAAACTGTGCGTGAAATAGAACCGGAAGCGGAAATTATTTTATTCGGTTCCCGTGCCCGTGGTGATGCCCGATCGGACTCCGATTGGGATTTATTAATTCTGCTGAATGGTGAAGTCACCCAGGAAAGATCCTTACAAGTACGATATCAGTTATATGAACTTGAATGGGACTGTGGAGAAGTCCTCAGTTCGATGGTACGCAGTCGCCAAGATTGGCAAACTCCACTTTACCAGCACACATCATTTTATCAATCTATTCAACAAGAAGGAATAATACTTTGA
- a CDS encoding DNA double-strand break repair nuclease NurA, whose translation MLDLTKLAKQMQGIGEHLRKEAEVSRLRLEVAQKLLHKAQWRQAELNKRRESWQERMTFAAPTPMEPLLMRSEVGIAPRVHVAIASDGSQIAPNHHEIAYCYLINVGRVVLYYGESRHPILDSVPEVFYQPEDLYASRQWGIRTEEWMGYRRTVSEAQALADLAEGVQEEAKRRDADMPTLALVDGSLIYWFLESLPNEVRDPLLEAIFAAWERMRLAKVPLVGYMSASRSSESLSFLRLQACPYPEPDCFKHCPMQGDTPYRAYGDKSPCQVFDPLRDATFWASMLEPGQRSPLWRSNQRILNLYSQQHQVYFCYVHVGAEIARLDLPAWVVEDQELFDLALSLVMAQVQKGYGYPVALAEAHNQAVVRGGDRGRFFAILEREMIKAGLQNVGTSYKETRKRGSIA comes from the coding sequence ATGCTGGACTTAACGAAACTGGCGAAACAAATGCAGGGTATCGGCGAACACTTGCGCAAGGAGGCGGAGGTGTCGCGGTTGCGGTTGGAGGTGGCGCAAAAGTTGCTGCATAAGGCGCAGTGGCGTCAGGCGGAACTGAATAAACGGCGGGAAAGTTGGCAGGAGCGGATGACTTTTGCTGCACCAACGCCGATGGAACCGCTGTTAATGCGATCGGAGGTGGGGATAGCTCCTAGGGTGCATGTGGCGATCGCCTCCGACGGTTCCCAAATTGCTCCCAACCACCATGAAATCGCCTATTGCTACTTAATCAATGTGGGCAGAGTTGTCCTCTATTATGGTGAAAGTCGCCACCCGATTTTAGACAGTGTGCCGGAAGTATTCTATCAGCCAGAAGACCTCTATGCTTCTCGTCAGTGGGGTATTAGGACTGAGGAATGGATGGGCTATCGGCGCACAGTTTCTGAGGCGCAAGCATTGGCGGACTTAGCCGAAGGGGTACAGGAAGAAGCCAAACGCCGGGATGCAGATATGCCCACTTTAGCACTGGTGGACGGTTCTTTAATTTACTGGTTTTTAGAATCTCTGCCAAATGAAGTGCGAGACCCGCTATTAGAGGCGATTTTTGCCGCTTGGGAGCGGATGCGCTTAGCGAAGGTGCCTTTAGTTGGCTATATGAGTGCTTCTCGCAGTAGTGAATCTCTCAGTTTTCTGAGACTGCAAGCCTGTCCCTACCCAGAACCAGACTGTTTTAAACATTGTCCTATGCAGGGGGATACTCCTTATCGCGCTTATGGGGATAAGTCGCCTTGTCAGGTATTCGACCCTTTACGGGATGCGACTTTTTGGGCATCGATGCTGGAACCGGGCCAGCGTAGTCCTTTGTGGCGGAGTAATCAAAGGATTTTAAATTTATATAGTCAGCAGCATCAAGTGTATTTTTGCTATGTGCATGTGGGGGCAGAAATCGCTCGGTTAGATTTACCAGCTTGGGTGGTGGAAGATCAGGAGTTGTTTGATTTAGCTTTAAGTCTGGTGATGGCGCAGGTGCAAAAGGGTTATGGTTATCCGGTGGCGTTGGCGGAGGCGCATAACCAAGCGGTGGTACGGGGGGGCGATCGAGGGCGTTTCTTTGCCATATTGGAACGAGAAATGATTAAAGCTGGACTGCAAAACGTGGGCACTTCTTACAAAGAAACCCGCAAACGTGGCAGCATTGCTTAA
- a CDS encoding DUF6887 family protein, with the protein MKADFTTMTIRELKQYVLEHRDDRAAFQALMERIDAQPPDQVYNDVDGDIFSQLLERHYPSISPK; encoded by the coding sequence ATGAAAGCTGATTTTACCACAATGACCATCCGAGAACTGAAACAATATGTTCTAGAGCATCGGGACGATCGGGCGGCATTTCAAGCATTGATGGAACGGATTGATGCCCAACCGCCAGACCAGGTTTATAATGATGTAGATGGCGACATTTTTAGTCAGTTACTGGAACGGCATTACCCATCTATATCGCCTAAGTGA
- a CDS encoding AbrB/MazE/SpoVT family DNA-binding domain-containing protein has protein sequence MSPPLAQYTVNLEATGQLIIPEPLRKQLNLQAGDALTLTLETDGSLRLVSLRQQVEKIQGIFKDIAPGVSLADELIQERREEARRENEL, from the coding sequence ATGTCTCCTCCACTGGCACAGTACACCGTTAATTTAGAAGCTACAGGTCAGTTAATTATCCCCGAACCACTGCGGAAGCAACTCAACCTGCAAGCGGGGGATGCGCTGACTCTAACTCTGGAAACCGATGGCAGTCTGCGTCTGGTCAGCTTGCGCCAGCAAGTCGAAAAAATCCAGGGAATTTTTAAAGACATTGCCCCTGGTGTTAGTCTCGCTGATGAACTGATTCAAGAACGGCGTGAGGAAGCGCGTCGGGAGAACGAACTGTGA
- a CDS encoding exodeoxyribonuclease VII large subunit has product MDEIDNYNIPEQAVSVSGLTGYLKSLIEYNGHLQQVWVLGEVSSASSHPTGVFFTLQDKQASVKCIVWNNYREKLLQMPVAGEQVVVLGSVRLYPQKGEYNLQVSQVLPGEMGYEPYATAS; this is encoded by the coding sequence ATGGATGAAATTGATAATTACAATATTCCCGAACAGGCAGTATCCGTATCGGGGTTAACAGGATATCTGAAGTCCCTCATCGAGTATAATGGGCATCTACAGCAGGTGTGGGTATTGGGGGAAGTTTCCAGTGCCAGTTCCCATCCCACGGGAGTGTTTTTCACTTTACAAGATAAGCAGGCATCTGTTAAGTGCATAGTCTGGAATAACTACCGAGAAAAGCTGCTGCAAATGCCCGTAGCGGGGGAGCAAGTGGTAGTGTTGGGGAGCGTGCGTCTTTACCCCCAGAAAGGTGAATATAACCTCCAAGTTTCCCAGGTACTTCCGGGGGAAATGGGTTACGAGCCTTACGCTACCGCCAGTTAA
- the xseB gene encoding exodeoxyribonuclease VII small subunit, giving the protein MSTSRRNPSPKWNYEETIAQVESIVTEIESGNLELEELFDKFAIAAESLRQCETFLDQRQQQMQLQIETLTDSPEF; this is encoded by the coding sequence ATGAGTACCTCCCGCAGAAACCCCAGCCCAAAATGGAACTACGAGGAAACCATTGCCCAAGTAGAATCCATCGTGACCGAAATAGAAAGCGGTAATCTAGAATTAGAAGAACTCTTCGATAAATTCGCGATCGCCGCCGAATCGTTGCGCCAATGTGAAACCTTTCTTGACCAGCGGCAACAGCAAATGCAGTTACAAATTGAAACCCTCACCGATTCCCCCGAATTTTAA
- a CDS encoding chlororespiratory reduction protein 7 — protein MPNSLMYQDEDTFVLLYPDRPEEFFSASELREKLQDILAHLQDDLPRDLQKFTNLSDQAQHLLDNNCQLEIAPGQSLQWYAVRLEK, from the coding sequence ATGCCTAATTCTCTTATGTATCAAGACGAAGATACCTTCGTCCTCCTCTATCCCGATCGACCCGAAGAATTTTTCTCCGCTTCCGAACTGCGAGAAAAGCTCCAAGATATTCTAGCTCATCTTCAGGATGACTTACCTAGAGATTTACAAAAATTTACCAATTTATCAGATCAAGCCCAGCATTTATTAGACAATAACTGTCAATTAGAAATTGCCCCTGGTCAATCTTTACAGTGGTATGCCGTGCGGTTGGAAAAATGA
- a CDS encoding DUF2854 domain-containing protein, whose amino-acid sequence MKQAISLATVGLVVGTIITIGGFTAYALDKPILNLAGFFYGIPVVLIALALKTSELKPVPWTVPTSAAVLALREKQATKTQNQIRKDVTRFRYGQDRHLDDALARLGLGAKDDDRPMLAGLREVDTGGSYALVLEFESPKVPLEVWESKQEKMEKFFGPNVRVEIKPATSGAATEPEPRIEVAIITQA is encoded by the coding sequence ATGAAGCAAGCAATCTCCCTGGCAACCGTTGGTTTAGTGGTAGGCACCATCATCACCATAGGCGGCTTTACGGCATATGCTTTGGATAAACCAATTTTAAACTTAGCGGGCTTTTTCTACGGTATTCCCGTAGTGCTAATTGCCTTGGCTCTGAAAACTTCGGAACTGAAACCGGTGCCTTGGACTGTACCCACCTCGGCGGCAGTATTGGCACTGCGGGAAAAACAGGCCACGAAAACCCAAAATCAAATTCGTAAGGATGTAACCCGCTTTCGCTATGGCCAAGACCGTCATCTAGACGATGCTCTGGCACGCTTGGGGTTGGGGGCGAAAGACGACGATCGGCCAATGCTGGCGGGGTTGCGGGAAGTAGATACCGGGGGCTCCTATGCCTTAGTCCTAGAATTTGAATCCCCCAAAGTTCCCCTGGAAGTTTGGGAAAGCAAGCAGGAAAAAATGGAAAAATTTTTTGGGCCAAACGTGAGGGTAGAAATTAAACCAGCCACCTCTGGCGCTGCTACTGAGCCAGAGCCGCGCATTGAAGTGGCAATTATTACCCAAGCATAA
- a CDS encoding HEPN domain-containing protein has translation MTDSVNPQILYWIARSEETLKEAKILAEAAYWNASINRLYYSCFYAITALLVRDGLSISKHSGVRGFFNRNYVKTGIVPKDLARVYNLLFDLRQEADYVEFVRFNENQVLPWIPRAEEFIQHLILLLNSNHDNN, from the coding sequence TTGACAGACTCGGTTAACCCACAGATTCTCTACTGGATAGCACGCTCTGAAGAAACTTTAAAAGAAGCTAAAATTCTGGCAGAAGCCGCTTACTGGAATGCCAGCATCAATCGCCTCTATTACAGTTGCTTTTATGCAATCACTGCTTTGCTAGTTAGAGATGGATTATCTATCTCCAAGCATTCAGGTGTTAGAGGTTTTTTTAATCGTAATTATGTCAAAACAGGCATCGTGCCAAAAGACTTAGCACGAGTATATAATCTTTTGTTCGACCTTCGTCAAGAAGCAGATTATGTAGAGTTCGTCCGTTTTAATGAAAATCAGGTACTTCCTTGGATACCACGGGCTGAGGAATTTATCCAACATTTGATTTTGTTATTAAACAGCAATCACGATAACAATTAA
- the xseA gene encoding exodeoxyribonuclease VII large subunit: MFHPQRKRPLPPHPQTVAVVTAPQGAAWGDIQRTLTQRYPGLRVLLSPATVQGRQAAGSIASAIARVQRDGRAEVVILARGGGASEDLECFNDERVVRAIATCTIPIIAGIGHQRDETLADLAADAVAHTPTAAAQMAVPTLASLYQQHRDRVAALQTAVERRFLYIRSHLERLRQRLEKLPQTSVSLQRANQKCQMLRQQLAAIDPHAVLQRGYAVVRLPDGAIVRQANTITPGQKLLIRFGDGQAKVIVTEIITPSQPPTSK, encoded by the coding sequence CTGTTTCACCCGCAGCGGAAGCGGCCCCTACCCCCCCATCCGCAAACGGTGGCGGTGGTGACGGCTCCTCAAGGTGCGGCGTGGGGGGATATCCAGCGGACGCTGACGCAACGCTATCCGGGGTTGCGGGTGTTGCTGTCTCCGGCTACAGTGCAGGGGAGGCAAGCGGCTGGCTCGATCGCCTCCGCCATTGCCCGCGTGCAAAGAGACGGTAGAGCCGAAGTAGTGATTTTAGCTCGCGGCGGTGGTGCCAGTGAAGACTTAGAATGCTTTAATGATGAGCGGGTAGTCCGAGCGATCGCCACCTGCACCATCCCCATTATCGCCGGTATCGGCCACCAGCGCGATGAGACTCTCGCCGACTTAGCCGCTGATGCTGTAGCTCATACCCCCACCGCCGCCGCCCAAATGGCAGTGCCTACCCTCGCCAGTTTATACCAACAACATCGCGATCGGGTTGCTGCCCTCCAGACAGCGGTAGAGCGGCGCTTCTTATACATCCGCTCTCACTTAGAGCGACTGCGCCAGCGTCTAGAAAAACTACCCCAAACCAGCGTCAGTCTCCAGCGAGCCAACCAAAAATGCCAAATGTTACGGCAACAACTCGCCGCCATTGACCCTCATGCCGTCTTACAGCGGGGTTATGCCGTAGTGAGACTTCCCGATGGGGCGATCGTTCGGCAAGCCAACACCATCACCCCCGGACAAAAACTCTTAATCCGATTTGGCGACGGTCAAGCTAAAGTAATTGTCACCGAAATCATCACCCCCAGTCAACCCCCCACATCAAAATAA